aatgaggaaactggtgaagtccacattgataccctggggttgaagatgaggcattcttcctccaggcgtttggTGATAAGGGAGTGACGAcagaggcggcccaggacctgcatgtcctcggcagagtgggaggggagagttgatatgttgggccacggggcggtggggttgattggtgtgggtgtcctggagatattccctaaagcgctctgaaAGGAGGCAGCGCAGTCTCCCAATATAGAAGAGACCTCACTGGGAGCAACAGATCTGAACTTTATTCAGATCTGTTCACCAACAAATTTTGTATAAGATCAGTACCAGAAGATCTGAGTACTCACTGTCCAGCGTATGGCATCTGGATCGAGTTACACTtgcactcagtactgcactgacaCTTCAGCCTAGATTATGTAATGCCCTGGAGAAGGGTTCTAACCCATGACTATCTTGAGCCCAAATGAGATGAGAGCGGAGGAAGCACAAGTGAAGCAGATGGAGACAAGAGTGCTTAGAATTAGCTTGAAGAAAATAATGGTGAAGATAATCTCATGGAGGTACATCAAGTAGTGAAATGGTATATAACTGCTGTGTGAAGTTGGAATTGCATCAAACCAATGATACTTTGTCTAATGCTAAAATGCCAGGCAAACTAATAGGTATCCAAAATGTTATGGGAAAATAGGAGTGAGAGGCTAGAAGACAAGTGGTTTGAACTTAAGTGAATTAAAAAGcctttttatagagtcatagagatgtacagcatggaaacagacccttcggtccaacatgtccatgccgaccagatatcccaacccaatctagtcccacctgccagcacatggcccatatccctccaaacccttcctattcatatacccatccaaatgccttttaaatgttgcaattgtaccagcctccaccacttactctggcagctcattccatacatgtcccacctcctgcgtgaaaaagttgcctcttaggtctcttttatatctttcccctcaccctaaacctatgccctctagttctggactccctgatcccagggaaaagactttgcacatttaccctatccatgcccctcaattttgtaaatctctataaggtcacacctcagcctccaacgctccagagaaaacaaccccagcctgttcagcctctccctatagctcaaatcctccaatcctggcaacatccttgttaatcttttctgaactctttcaagtttcagaacatctttctgacaggaaggagactagaattgcatgcaatattccaacagtggcctaaccaatgtcctatacagcttcaacatgacctcccaactcctgtactcaatactctgaccaataaaggaaagcataccaaacaccttcttcactatcctatctacctgcaactccactttcaaggagtatgAACCTGCATGCCAAggtctttgttctgcaacactccctaggaccttaccattaagtgtataagtcctgctaagatttgctttcccaaatttcTGCACCTATCTTCAGCCATTCTGCACACCTACCCCCGTGAAATTACTACAATAAAAGTTTGACCATGTGATTTTTTTGCTTCCAATTACACGTACATTTATGAACTATTTGCAAGCTTCAGGGTATTTTGGACGGGGCATTGGTAcagggtggaggagagagagaaaaatgagtgCGCCAGTGAGAAGAGAATGGAGTCTCTCATTTCTCTCCACCTTGTGCTCATAAGATACCATTGTCAAGCTGCCACCTGGTGGAGCCATttagctgttaatggggacatacAAGATGGATAGTCAGCTTCCTGACACTTGGTACAGAACAAAGTGCTTTTTTTTCCTGGGATTCAGATCAAAACCACGGGTGTAATTTGCTTCATTGTTGCAGATTAAGTTGGAAATACTTTATTGATACACTAACTGGAAAGAGTGTATGATATTTTTAAAACTAAACTAGAAAATATTTGACTATAACATTTTGCTCCACTTTTCACCCACTTCTCCTGAAGGCATTGACTCCCAATTGCCCACAGCTACACAGGCACTAATTACATATCCTTTGGGATATATTGGTCCAAGGTCCTTTGCTGATGCACCTGAACAGCAAGTGTCAGACAGCTAATTCCCATGGATAGCATCACACCCTTCCTTATCTTAAACTTTTCCAACGTTTGTCATTTGCCAGGAAAACACCACAAATAGGCCCTCCACAGATTTCCCTTCTTTAGCCCATAGGTTCATTATAACACCGTAGACCCAGTCCCAGCTAACAAGACAAATCAGAATAGTGTCTTGTGGCCAAGTACTTAAACCACCAGATAACAGAGCTTTTCTTGGGAGTTTGAGTAAAAAATAAATTAGGGCTTCAACCCAGCTCTAGAACTAATAGATAGTTAAAGGTATGCAAACACCAGGAGAATTAGCAGGTACTTACTTTAGTGAGCAGACCCACTCCTGTCTGTTTGGGACACAGCTCAGTCGCCATAAACTTGTTCAGTGTGTTGGCTCCACAGCAGTCCAGCTGATGCGGGGGAGGGGTTCAGAAAGAGAAATTACTCAAGTAAATTGGAATATGAACCAGCCTGGATAGGATAACCATTAGTAATAAGCTAATATGAACAAATCTACAAGTCTAACACAAGGATACTGCAGCACATAACTGACAACACATCTGCATGCATCATTGCAAGCATAACTAATCATCTGAAGGGTCTGACCTGTAACATTGCAAGTAGCACAATGAATATCAGCATCCCCACCATAAGACATGTAAGCTCCTGGGAATGACATCTACTATATGTAGTATTGGCCCTGTAACTCAACTCCTCAATGCCTAGAGTTTCCTAGTTTCTTTCCTAGATTACCTGTCAGGAGTGGACAGGGCTGTGTTAAAGAGCCTTCATGATTTTGTTATTACTAAATTAATCCTCAGCACAGAAACATGAAAATTGGCCTTCTGCACTAACATTTCCCCATCCTGCCCACCTTAGCCACATATGAAGTGCCTCCTGATTGGCAAGACCCTCAGGAGCTTGGCAATATTAACAGAATCCATTCTCTCCATTGTATGTTGGGGAGAAGGGTGAACAAACTCTGACCAGCTCCATGCAATACAGTAAGGCTGAGGTATCTCATTCGataaaagtgtggagctggaaaaagcacagtatTACAGGGGCAGGgcagtcaacgtttcaggttggaacctttcatcaggagCTCTCATTCCTCTTGAGGAATCAGAAGCCCCAGCTCCTTCTCATGCAATGTGTAAATGACAATGTAATTTTTCTTTCACTGAACTAGAAGTTAATGATACAAGTTCTAATCCAATGCTGAATAGAAGTGAGATAAGCTTCCCACCTCTCCCAACTGAAACAAATTCATAAACAGCAGTAGCAAAGTGACATCCCTCTCCCTTGCAGAGGGGAGAAATGTACAGATACAACAGCTTCCTatctacaaaaaaaaagagaattgtTCACAGGTTTTTTCTGTACCCTCGGCATAAGTTCAGCACAAACCCAAAAGAAATGACAAACTgctgtttttaaaaatctgaatgtTCTGGCCCTTTGTAATGTGGACATGTTGGAGAGTAATCTCCCCAGTGTCCCATTGGAGAAAATGGATAAAACACTCGACACAGGCAGAAACAGCAACATCTGAATAGTCCCCAGCAACAGGTGACAAATGGACATTCATTGTCAGGCAGAACTTCTTGAATTAAGTAACATAATTGAGAATATGTGTGTCTCACCGCCTTGTGCATTGCGATCAACACTGCTTTAGCTTGCTCTTTCTTCTCTGCGTTTTGCAATGGTGTATGATAAGCCACAGAGGCCTGGTTGtaaaacattttcagctcctcagcTACCTGTGCAGGGGGgtgtgggaaaaaaaaattcaaagctTAGCTCCACAGGTTAAATAAGTGAAAAATGTTTTCTATCTGGGGCAACACAAGACCTCAACTATAATATCCTCCGTCCACAATACCACAGGCACCATAACCCAAGAGACAAACACCTTTTATTCATTGACTGTTTTCTCTACGGAAAGGACCTATGTCCTGCCAGCAGCACATCATCCAGGAGATTCCATTATTATTCCcaatattttcacactttcctaTGTTCAGTGAAGCTTGCTGAACTCCAGCTCCAAAATTGATGGTGGCAACCCTCTGGTATCTCAACTGAGAAGTAGCACAAGATGGGACCAATGAGTGGCAGGTGGCTATAGAATTCCCTGCTCCTCTTATTCCCTTGTACAGGTTCCTGCAGCTTTCCCTCTACAAGTATCCAAACACCATCTCCaccgacaccccctccccaaataaGATGCTGCAAGCTTCATAGTTTCCTTACATTTATGATCCACTAATCTCACCTCTCACCCAGAAGTCGCGTACAAATTCACAATTTTGAAGTGCTGCCCTGGCCCACTAATACACGGCGTGACAGTCTCCCACTCCAGTATAATTAAGTCTTTCCCCTTCCCCAGTATAAGGTCAGCTAGACCCTGCCAGTTTTCCCTAGTATAAGAATTTGTACTCAGTGGGCTGGGTGTAGAGAACAACTTGAAGTGGGAGGTACAAGATTGAGTAATCTCTCTCCATTTTTTCTGTAATCACAGTACATTTGGGGGAGACCAAAATACCAACCTCATCTTTGTTTACAAATCCCCAGATCCCAGCAGCCACTTCACAAGCAAATAGGATCACCAGACAGGCGAAGaactgatggaatttaaaagagaaaaaaaaacaccattaaTGCAGCTCCAGTTACTAAAACCTGCACTGGAATTTTACACTACATAGGCTTTGAACCAATCTGCTTATTGCAACTTACTGAATAGAATCTATTAAAGTGCATCGTGCCATTAAAATAACAAAACACTTCGAAAGAAGGAAATGGacacagtcatacagcaaggatGAACAAAGTACAAGGGCTCAGGATAACATTCCAGTAGTAGGACTAAGATGATTGAAATTTCTACCAGACAGGTCAGTACAAAAAATGAAGTTTATTAAGGAGGGACAGAAGATCCAAGcacatgggcagcacagtggctcagtgattagcactgctgtctcagtgccagggacctaggttcgattccagtgtctggcgactgtcggtgtggaatttgtacattttcccagtttcctcccacagtccaaagatctgtaggtttgggcaatttagcatggccaattcaccaaagtattcaaggatgtgtaggttaggtgcattaatcagggtaaatgtagagtagtaggatAGGGGAataggcctgggtgggttactcttcagagggttgatgtggactggtgggctgaagggtccattcccacactgtagggattgtatacGGAAAAAATAATTCAACAATAAACAGGATTGCAGCAGTGGGACCGAAAACATGTTTACTGCTTCGATTCAAACCCCTCTAGTCTATGTCTGCATCTACATTGGAGCATGAAAACTATTTCAATCACTGCAGCAGCATTTCAGCTTGTTTCAATGACTAGCATTCATGGGCAGCATGGAGAGCTCAGTACCCTGTGGTACAAGACACTCCATATAATACAGACTTACATCACTGCAGAAGCTAGCCAGCTGCTTTTTGCAATCACTCCAAAACTGCCAACATGGCTGGGAGATGGGCTTCTCATAACAAGAAACTCAAAAAGACATCAGACCTTAACAATACCTCAAAACTAGTCACACTTAGAAGGATGGGTGTGTTAACCCAAAATAGCGCATAAAGGCCATATACACTAAGCACCAAGGGGTACACAATCATGGTGACTGCAAGGAATGTTTGCTCAATGGTTTAATGAAAAAATGTGGTTATGAATCACTTAAAAGATGTAACATCAACAGCTATCATAAGGGTATAATGAGAAACCACAGCCAATGGGAAGTGTGTTGAAAGTCGGAGTTAATAGCTGGGTTTTTAAGAAAAATCATGCAAAGAAGGGATACCATAGTGAAAGGACCCATTCAGCAGAAATTACAATAGCCAATATTGAGCAAATAAAGGCAAAAACATGTGCACTCAAAAATGGGGCAAGAGTTTGTGATAATGGGTAGGTAGGACTAATGCAGGATATCAGACTCTTAAGGGCTGCATTTGATGTGTGTGGCGGTTAGATGGAAGGCCAACTATCTCAGTATTCATCTGTACAGAGGtatacaggagcaggaagaggggtCATTGCAGATGTAGTAATTGTTGAATCGACAAGAGTAAATGATCAGCATCTGACCCATCAGATGTTGATCGTTGTACAACTCAGTCTAATGAATGATAAAGAAGTGGGGCCGAAATGGGAAAGCATAATATCTTTACAAAGAAGGCTTTGTAGGCATTAGAGCAAAGGAGAGAAGCCACAGGAGCTGGCATGATCAAAGTGAATATAGTAGAATATAAACCTGAGGTGAGGTTTTGGAAATAACAGAGGACACGGAGAAACAAGACTGAAAAAAAGCTGAATTGAAGACTGATATCAGTGAGGATGAGGAATCATTGAGTGCAGAGGCCCTTAGGGGTTGGTAGAATGGAGAGGGTGAGGTATGAGCAGTCaaggacattttttaaaaaaaaaatcaatgagttGAAAATGaaggaatagaaaaaaaaaaggaagaatGACCAAAGgtaagactttgtgataaggccACAACACTACTCATGAACCATGCTTTAGTTAAAGCTATAAAGTCAACCATTCACAATGTACTTGTGGTGGCAAATATTGTCAAAAATCTAGAGTTAGATTTTTGGCCTATCCTGGGTTAAAGCTGATCAGACCAAATCTAATCAGCCTCCTTGCTGAGGAAAGGATTCCAAACAGAATCAGGCCTGCTATTCTCCACTGTCCTTGTGACTAAATCCCATTTCAGCATTTTTAGGTACATGTATAAATTGACTAAGTGCCAAGTTCATTGTACAGATACTCATTCTGTTGTACCCAGTAATGAGGAGCATCTATAGGTCAGGTGCTAAAGAACAGGATGAATTGACCATCTGTGACATGCATTTCTACATTCTTTCAAACACTTAAAAACCTGCAAGTAGTAAAAGGGAGTTTATCCAGTAACAGAGATTGCAGATTGTAGCAGTGAACTAAAGGTAGGTATCAGATCACTGTTCTGGAGCCAATGGTCTCCAAAAACTCAACAATAATAGAGCCAAAGAAAGGAATCAGTGTGCTTTACCGTTCCCAGCATGCACTGGGATTCCTGGATGGCACCGTAGCAACCAAGAAACCCGACAATCATCATCACAGCTCCAACACCAATCAGGATGTAGACCCCTGTGAGGAGAGAAAGGGTAATAATTAACGTGTTAAAAAAAAGCAGCAATCCCCACTGGGAAATACATAAGCACTACTTTGTTCAGCTCATTACTACGcctattcttttctcatttcattttTGTGATCTGGATATGACCAATTTTCCTGTAATTTGGAAATATTCATTCAAACTGGCAACTGGTGGCACTGCAATTAGTCTAAGTATTCCTTGGTTACAACTACAGCTCCTACTCCTTATCATTATTCAATGAGCTCTGTTGGCTGCATGACAGTTGAAGATAGAAGCTAGCTTGCGGATGCCCATCATTGGCAAGCTTCTAAAATAGACTGTTGCATCAGAGAAGGGGAGCCACAGTCAAAATAATGCTATGGGCAGATTtggtcagtaaagtggtggaggcaagaATGACCCATAACAAGATTAGAACAGAAGGTCTCAAGTAAACAAACTATTCTAGTGGGAGTGCAGCATCAAATGCATTGCGCTTCTGAAATATCTGTAGCATGACAACAAACTCAATCAGTCCCTTTCACAAAAGAAATGTACTAGTGTCAGTAAATTGCACATTTGTAGttattttaaatatttcaaaTGCTGTCTGCGGGTGGATCTTATAATTGGACTAGTACAGAAAATAAtttgaaatatttaaaataaGTGCAAATGTATCAGTTGGTGGTCTTATTACTGGATGTGAAATACTGATAATATTTACAGATGTACTGTAACTAgagacagatgtacagcacagaaacagatccttgggtccaactcgtccatgtcgaccagatatcctaatctaacttagccccatttgccagcacttggcccatattaccctaaacccttcctactcaaatacacatccagatgagttttaaatgctgtaattgtagcagcctccaccacttcctccggcaactctttccatccacacaccaccctttgcataaAAACATTGTCCctgaagtcccttttatatctgtcccctctcaccctaaacctatgtcctctagttctggactcccccaccaaggaaaagaccttgtctatttatcctatccaatgccccttatcattttataaacctctaaggtcacccctcagcctcagacacttccaggagatagccccagcctattcagcctctccgtcactcaaatcttccaaccctggcaacatccttcacaccatccttctgataaagagggaaaacagaaatgcatacaatattccaaaaatggcctaaccaatgtcctgcacagctgcaacatgacctgccaactccaaTATTCATTGCACTATTAGCCCTTGCACATGCTTCGATGAATGCGAAAATGGCACAATCTACAAAGCGCATGGACAACAGGGTCCTACCACTAATTGTGCCATCAACACAAATGCTTTATCTGCTATCTGACACTTTCAGTAAAGAG
The sequence above is drawn from the Chiloscyllium punctatum isolate Juve2018m chromosome 22, sChiPun1.3, whole genome shotgun sequence genome and encodes:
- the cd81a gene encoding CD81 molecule a: MGVEGCMKCIKYLLFVFNFLFWLAGGVVLGVALWLRHDPKTTSVLETHFADQTAPSTFFIGVYILIGVGAVMMIVGFLGCYGAIQESQCMLGTFFACLVILFACEVAAGIWGFVNKDEVAEELKMFYNQASVAYHTPLQNAEKKEQAKAVLIAMHKALDCCGANTLNKFMATELCPKQTGVGLLTKMDCHTRIDQLFTKKLYIIGIAAVIVAVIMILEMIFSMVLCCGIRNASVY